The DNA region AAGCAACAGACAGCAGAGGGTTACAATGCAACAGTAGGAATGGCCTTTCCAGAAGACACCAAATACGTATCTATCCGCTACGGGATATCTTTTATCAGTACAGAACAAGCAATGAAAAACTTGTATCGAGAAATCAAAAATTATGACCTTAATCAAATTGCCGAATATGGAAAAAAAATATGGAACGAAAAGTTAGGCAAAATAGAAGTATCAGGGACAAGTGAAGAAACCAAAAATGTATTTTATACATCTCTTTACAGAACCTATGAACGCATGGTATGTATTTCAGAAGACAACAAGTACTGGAGTGCTTTTGACAATTCCGTACACAATGATAGTGGTGTACCATTTTATACAGATGATTGGATTTGGGATACTTACCGTGCCTGTCACCCTTTGCGGGTATTAATAGAACCCAAAATGGAAACCGATATGATTCGTTCATTCATTCGCATGGCTGAACAAATGGATAATTTTTGGATGCCTACTTTCCCCGAAATTACAGGAGACAGCCGAAGAATGAACTCTAATCACGGAGTAGCAACGATTATAGACTCTTATGTAAAAGGTTTAAGAGACTTCAATATAGAAAAAGCATATTATGCTTGTAAAAATGCAATTACAGAAAAAACACTGGCTCCCTGGTCGGCTCAAAAAGCAGGTAAATTAGACCTATTTTATAAAGAAAATGGATACATTCCCGCATTGCGACCGGGAGAAAAAGAAATAGTTCCGGAAGTACACAGCTTCGAAAAAAGACAACCGGTAGCAGTTACCTTAGGAACCGTTTATGATGAATGGTGCCTCTCTCAAATTGCTTTTCAATTAAACAAAAAAGAAGACTACAAATACTTTAGCCAACGATCTTTATCTTATCATAAACTGTTCAATCCTCAAACTAAATTTTTTCACCCCAAAGACGACAGGGGCAACTTCATTACTCCTTTCAATTACACAACCTCCGGAGGATTAGGAGCACGTGAAGCATATGGAGAGAACAACGGCTGGGTGTATAGATGGGATGTGCCACATAACATTGCTGATTTAGTCAATTTAATGGGAGGAAAAAATGAATTTATAAACGAATTAGACAGTACATTCTCTACTCCGTTAGGCATAAGCAAATATACTTTTTATGCACAGCTACCAGATCACACTGGTAATGTCGGCATGTATTCGATGGCAAACGAGCCTAGCCTTCATATCCCATACCTATACAATTATGCAGGCCAACCTTGGAAAACTCAGAAAAGTATAAGAACTTTAATTGATCAATGGTTCCGTAACGATCTTATGGGAGTACCTGGCGATGAGGATGGCGGAGGGATGTCTGCTTTTGTAGTATTCTCCACTCTCGGATTCTATCCTGTAACTCCCGGACTACCGATGTATGTGATTGGAAGTCCTTTCTTTGAAAAGGCAATCATTCATCTTGGCAATGGCAAAACTTTTAAAGTCATCGCAATCAATAACAGTAAAACAAACAAATACATTCAGTCGGCCAAGCTGAATGGTAAAGTATGGAATAAAAGCTGGATCTCTCACAAAGATGTGGTAAAAGGTGGAATTCTTGAATTAACAATGG from Bacteroides sp. MSB163 includes:
- a CDS encoding GH92 family glycosyl hydrolase, which encodes MKIKNYFYILCLPLLLIYSCKQVSSVSEKTPVDYVNPYMGNISHLLVPTYPTIQLPNSMLRVYPERADFTSVKMKGLPIMMTSHRGKSAFNLSAVQTETNDSIPQVMYYEYDNEVIKPYLYQTHLLNEEIDVKFAPSHQSGIYQLKFEKKVPPYILLSSNNGQLTVKDNTISGFQQIKNSSTKVFIHLEVQENPEIAGAIIKGKMDYKQQTAEGYNATVGMAFPEDTKYVSIRYGISFISTEQAMKNLYREIKNYDLNQIAEYGKKIWNEKLGKIEVSGTSEETKNVFYTSLYRTYERMVCISEDNKYWSAFDNSVHNDSGVPFYTDDWIWDTYRACHPLRVLIEPKMETDMIRSFIRMAEQMDNFWMPTFPEITGDSRRMNSNHGVATIIDSYVKGLRDFNIEKAYYACKNAITEKTLAPWSAQKAGKLDLFYKENGYIPALRPGEKEIVPEVHSFEKRQPVAVTLGTVYDEWCLSQIAFQLNKKEDYKYFSQRSLSYHKLFNPQTKFFHPKDDRGNFITPFNYTTSGGLGAREAYGENNGWVYRWDVPHNIADLVNLMGGKNEFINELDSTFSTPLGISKYTFYAQLPDHTGNVGMYSMANEPSLHIPYLYNYAGQPWKTQKSIRTLIDQWFRNDLMGVPGDEDGGGMSAFVVFSTLGFYPVTPGLPMYVIGSPFFEKAIIHLGNGKTFKVIAINNSKTNKYIQSAKLNGKVWNKSWISHKDVVKGGILELTMGNKPNRNWASADEDIPPSFEMYHP